A stretch of the Filimonas lacunae genome encodes the following:
- a CDS encoding helix-turn-helix domain-containing protein has protein sequence MAKSKATDLLASHKKIQTTLSTPFNVGVIALTPQKSNVVYNRRDYYKISLITKGSSNIIYPTRGLHVDRPALIFANPRIPFAWENTSEDITGYYCVFKDSFFRDKERREVFRDFPLFKAGGDPVFFLNDDQLPYLVSLFERMKVELETDYVYKYDVLRSSLHLVIHEALKMQPANNYIPNVNAANRIANLFVELLDRQFPVDSPQFIFQLKKPADFAANMAIHVNHLNAAVSEVTGKNTTTHINEKVMAEAKALLKHTDWPVADIGYSLGFEYPSYFNIFFKKHEGATPLAFRKTL, from the coding sequence ATGGCTAAAAGTAAAGCAACGGATTTACTGGCATCTCATAAAAAAATACAAACCACACTTTCTACGCCTTTTAATGTAGGAGTGATAGCATTAACTCCGCAGAAGAGTAATGTGGTGTACAATCGCCGGGATTATTATAAAATTTCATTGATTACCAAAGGTTCCAGTAATATTATTTATCCAACCCGCGGGCTACATGTAGACAGGCCTGCATTGATTTTTGCTAATCCGCGTATACCCTTTGCCTGGGAAAATACCAGTGAGGATATCACGGGTTATTATTGTGTGTTTAAAGATTCCTTTTTCCGCGATAAAGAGCGCCGGGAAGTGTTTCGTGATTTTCCTTTGTTTAAAGCAGGGGGTGACCCTGTGTTTTTTTTGAATGATGATCAGTTGCCTTACCTGGTATCGTTATTTGAAAGGATGAAGGTAGAACTGGAAACAGACTATGTGTATAAGTACGATGTATTACGCAGCAGCCTGCACCTGGTTATTCATGAAGCATTGAAAATGCAGCCTGCCAACAATTACATTCCCAATGTAAATGCCGCGAACCGAATTGCCAACCTATTTGTGGAATTGCTGGACAGGCAGTTTCCGGTTGATTCGCCACAGTTTATTTTTCAATTAAAAAAGCCCGCTGATTTTGCCGCTAACATGGCTATTCATGTAAATCATTTGAATGCGGCTGTGAGTGAGGTAACAGGTAAAAACACAACCACGCATATTAATGAAAAGGTGATGGCAGAAGCCAAGGCGTTGTTGAAGCATACGGACTGGCCCGTGGCTGATATTGGCTATAGCCTGGGGTTTGAATATCCTTCTTATTTCAATATTTTCTTTAAAAAACAC
- a CDS encoding SulP family inorganic anion transporter — MKAYLNLFDFTQKVNYKTELLAGLTVAMTMIPESLSFAILAGLSPLTGLYAAFIMGLVTAVFGGRPGMVSGGAGATVVVLIALMQSHGVEYVFAAVLLAGVLQLLVGVCKLGKFIRLVPQPVMYGFVNGLAIIIFMSQIQQFKTGSGAAAAWLSGTNLYTMLGLVALTMLIVLFWPKITKAVPASLVAILAVFGVVMLLGIHTKTVKDIASVSGGFPPFHIPAVSFSLQTLSIIFPYSLVMAGVGLIETLLTLNVVDEITGTRGRGNKECIAQGSANIANGLFTGMGGCAMIAQTFVNLGAGSRARLSGIIAAITILLVILLGAPIIEKVPMAALVGVMMMVAIGTFEWGSLRIINKMPWADVITGILVAAITVWLHNLALAVLAGVIISALVFAWQSAKRIQAKSWQDEAGVKHYEIYGPLFFGSVTTFLELFDVKGDSNEIIIDFKQSRVTDMSAMDALNKLTERYRKAGKTLHLRHLSSECRQLLQNAGAVIEVNIMEDPAYHLAVD, encoded by the coding sequence ATGAAGGCTTACTTAAACTTATTTGACTTTACTCAAAAAGTAAACTATAAAACAGAACTATTGGCAGGGCTAACCGTAGCTATGACTATGATTCCCGAATCATTATCATTTGCAATCCTGGCAGGTCTTTCTCCTTTAACAGGCTTGTATGCCGCCTTTATTATGGGGCTGGTGACAGCTGTTTTTGGTGGCCGGCCCGGAATGGTTTCAGGTGGCGCTGGCGCTACAGTTGTTGTACTGATAGCCTTAATGCAATCACATGGGGTAGAGTATGTATTTGCTGCAGTGTTGCTGGCAGGTGTTTTACAGCTTTTAGTGGGCGTATGCAAACTGGGCAAATTTATTCGCCTGGTGCCACAGCCTGTTATGTATGGTTTTGTAAACGGCCTGGCTATTATCATCTTTATGTCGCAAATTCAACAGTTTAAAACCGGTAGTGGTGCTGCAGCTGCCTGGCTTTCAGGCACCAACCTGTACACGATGCTGGGCCTGGTAGCGCTTACTATGTTGATTGTACTTTTCTGGCCTAAAATCACCAAAGCCGTTCCGGCTTCCCTGGTAGCAATTTTGGCGGTGTTTGGTGTGGTAATGCTTTTAGGCATTCACACTAAAACAGTAAAAGACATCGCTTCTGTCAGTGGTGGCTTCCCGCCTTTCCATATTCCTGCGGTAAGCTTTTCCCTGCAAACATTAAGCATCATTTTCCCTTATTCGCTGGTAATGGCGGGCGTTGGCCTGATTGAAACATTGCTAACCCTTAATGTAGTAGACGAAATAACAGGCACCCGCGGCCGTGGCAATAAAGAATGTATAGCACAGGGCAGCGCCAACATAGCCAATGGCTTGTTTACCGGCATGGGCGGCTGCGCCATGATTGCGCAAACCTTTGTAAACCTGGGTGCCGGCTCCCGCGCACGCTTATCGGGCATTATTGCCGCTATCACTATTTTACTGGTGATACTGCTGGGCGCTCCCATTATTGAAAAAGTACCGATGGCGGCTTTGGTAGGTGTGATGATGATGGTAGCTATTGGCACTTTTGAATGGGGAAGTTTGCGCATTATTAATAAAATGCCATGGGCCGATGTGATCACGGGTATATTGGTAGCCGCCATTACCGTGTGGCTGCATAACCTGGCGCTGGCAGTGCTGGCAGGCGTGATTATTTCCGCACTGGTGTTTGCCTGGCAAAGCGCCAAAAGAATTCAGGCAAAAAGCTGGCAGGATGAAGCTGGCGTGAAACATTACGAAATATATGGGCCGCTGTTTTTTGGCTCTGTCACTACTTTCCTGGAATTGTTTGATGTAAAAGGGGATAGTAACGAAATAATAATAGACTTTAAACAAAGCCGTGTAACCGACATGAGCGCCATGGATGCCCTGAACAAGCTTACTGAACGTTACCGAAAAGCAGGTAAAACACTGCATCTGCGCCACTTAAGCAGCGAATGCAGGCAATTATTGCAAAACGCGGGCGCTGTAATTGAAGTAAATATTATGGAAGATCCAGCCTACCACCTGGCAGTGGACTAG